From Methylocystis sp. ATCC 49242, one genomic window encodes:
- a CDS encoding DUF3526 domain-containing protein: MSDLACAPLPAAARRMNHWSVIRAVASKEWKELSRDRRLVWLCAFVVVLMLAALAFGAAENERLTRERANAAAADRMLWTSQGAKDPHAAAHFGQYAFKPTSPLALADPGVDAYAGSAVWLEAHKQNEAQFRAARDLGVGARLGGLSLAFILQIVAPLVVILMGFASLSGERESGTLKQLLGVGARPRDILAGKALTLVGASFALLAPALAGAAAALALLTDARLSLADQFLRLGALGFGYAVYLAGFALLTLGVSALSKSSRAALVTLLAFWLVNSFIAPRVATDIARSLAPTPTAQEFRAAIAKDKAKTFGHDESHPAFAAFRDETLRKYGVARIEDLPVNFRGLSLRKDDENGYRIFDRHYGALQAAFDRQDALRAAPGFLFPLLALRPFSMAFAGSDSWSQFDFATAAEAHRREIQNEVSENLIHFGRYGDSTYVAGPDLWKRIGSFAYRAPGADFALANSGGAVAGLAGWLALTALFALFAARRLRPL, encoded by the coding sequence GTGAGCGACCTCGCCTGTGCGCCGCTCCCGGCGGCGGCGCGACGCATGAATCACTGGAGCGTGATCCGCGCCGTGGCGTCCAAGGAGTGGAAAGAGCTTTCGCGCGACCGCCGGCTCGTCTGGCTCTGCGCCTTCGTCGTCGTGCTGATGCTCGCCGCGCTCGCCTTCGGCGCCGCCGAGAACGAGCGCCTCACGCGCGAGCGCGCGAACGCCGCCGCCGCCGACAGGATGCTCTGGACGAGCCAGGGCGCGAAGGACCCGCACGCCGCGGCGCATTTCGGCCAATACGCCTTCAAGCCGACAAGCCCGCTGGCGCTCGCCGATCCCGGCGTCGACGCCTATGCGGGCTCGGCCGTCTGGCTCGAGGCGCACAAGCAGAACGAGGCGCAGTTTCGCGCGGCGCGCGACCTCGGGGTCGGCGCCAGACTCGGCGGCCTGTCGCTCGCCTTCATCCTGCAGATCGTCGCGCCGCTGGTCGTGATCCTCATGGGCTTCGCGAGCCTCTCCGGCGAGCGGGAGAGCGGAACGCTGAAACAGCTCCTCGGCGTCGGCGCGCGCCCGCGCGACATTCTGGCGGGCAAGGCGCTCACGCTCGTTGGCGCGAGTTTCGCGCTGCTCGCGCCGGCTCTGGCCGGCGCGGCTGCGGCGCTGGCGCTGCTGACGGACGCGCGGCTGTCGCTCGCCGACCAGTTCCTGCGCCTCGGCGCGCTCGGTTTCGGCTATGCGGTCTATCTCGCGGGCTTCGCCCTGCTGACGCTCGGCGTCTCCGCGCTGTCGAAAAGCTCCCGCGCCGCGCTCGTCACGCTTCTCGCCTTCTGGCTCGTCAATTCCTTCATCGCCCCGCGCGTCGCGACGGATATTGCGCGCAGCCTCGCGCCGACCCCGACGGCGCAGGAGTTTCGCGCCGCGATCGCGAAGGACAAGGCGAAGACCTTCGGGCATGACGAGAGCCATCCCGCTTTCGCGGCTTTCCGCGACGAGACGCTCAGAAAATACGGCGTCGCCCGCATCGAGGATCTGCCGGTGAATTTCCGGGGCCTTTCGCTGCGCAAGGACGATGAAAACGGCTACCGGATCTTCGACCGCCACTATGGCGCGCTGCAGGCCGCCTTCGACCGTCAGGACGCCTTGCGCGCCGCGCCGGGCTTCCTTTTTCCGCTGCTGGCGCTGCGGCCCTTCTCGATGGCCTTCGCGGGCTCCGACAGCTGGAGCCAGTTCGACTTCGCGACCGCCGCGGAGGCGCATCGCCGCGAAATCCAGAACGAGGTGAGCGAAAATCTCATCCATTTCGGCCGGTATGGCGATTCGACCTATGTGGCCGGGCCGGATCTCTGGAAACGCATCGGCTCCTTCGCCTATCGCGCGCCGGGAGCGGATTTCGCGCTCGCCAACAGCGGGGGCGCCGTCGCCGGGCTCGCCGGCTGGCTCGCCCTCACCGCCCTGTTCGCGCTTTTCGCCGCGCGCCGGTTGCGTCCCCTATGA
- a CDS encoding ABC transporter ATP-binding protein, whose amino-acid sequence MHTRAKDHTRRPGEAKRADGEGKDAAMLEARNLTKRYDGAASAALDELNLAVPAGEVFCLLGPNGAGKTTTVNLFLGFLEPTEGQALVCGIDAAKDPLGARAKLAYIPETVMLYGALTGVENLQYFTEISGAPTPPSDLLPLLAAAGLPREAAERPVRGYSKGMRQKVGVAIALARRAQALALDEPTSGLDPLAANEFAALVERLRREGMAVLMVTHDLFLAKQCGTKIGIMAQGKLASVFGADDVDHLGLERAYLDLFRTGVAA is encoded by the coding sequence ATGCACACTCGAGCCAAAGATCATACCCGACGTCCGGGCGAGGCCAAGCGCGCGGACGGAGAGGGCAAGGATGCGGCGATGCTGGAAGCGCGCAATTTAACGAAGCGGTACGACGGCGCTGCGTCTGCAGCGCTCGACGAGCTGAATTTGGCCGTCCCCGCTGGCGAGGTCTTCTGTCTGCTCGGCCCCAACGGCGCCGGCAAGACGACGACGGTCAATCTCTTCCTCGGTTTTCTCGAGCCCACGGAAGGGCAGGCGCTGGTCTGCGGCATCGACGCAGCGAAAGACCCGCTCGGCGCGCGGGCGAAACTCGCCTACATTCCCGAAACCGTGATGCTCTACGGCGCGCTGACCGGCGTCGAGAATCTGCAATATTTCACGGAGATTTCCGGCGCGCCGACGCCGCCGTCCGACCTCCTTCCGCTGCTCGCCGCCGCAGGTCTCCCCCGGGAAGCGGCGGAGCGCCCGGTGCGCGGCTACTCCAAGGGCATGCGCCAGAAGGTCGGCGTCGCCATCGCGCTCGCTCGCCGCGCGCAGGCGCTGGCGCTGGACGAACCCACCTCCGGCCTCGACCCGCTCGCGGCCAATGAATTCGCCGCGCTGGTGGAGCGGCTGCGCAGGGAGGGCATGGCGGTGCTGATGGTCACCCACGACCTCTTCCTCGCCAAGCAGTGCGGCACGAAGATCGGCATCATGGCGCAGGGAAAGCTCGCCAGCGTCTTCGGAGCTGACGACGTCGATCATCTCGGGCTCGAACGCGCCTATCTCGATCTCTTCCGGACGGGAGTCGCGGCGTGA
- the ccrA gene encoding crotonyl-CoA carboxylase/reductase: MSEKKDLYELGEIPPLGHVPKNMYAWAIRKERHGPPDKAMQLEVVPTWELDSHDVLVLVMAAGVNYNGVWASLGEPISPLDGHKHPYHICGSDASGIVWAVGSKVKRWKVGDEVIIHCNQDDGDDEECNGGDPMFSTSQRIWGYETPDGSFAQFCRAQDRQLMERPKHLSWEEAACYTLTLATAYRMLFGHAPHQLKPGDNVLVWGASGGLGVFAVQLCAASGANAIGVISDESKREYVMSLGAKGVINRKDFKCWGQLPKVNSPEFNEWTKEARKFGKAIWDITGKKDVDIVFEHPGEATFPVSCLVAKRGGMVVFCAGTSGFNITFDARYVWMRQKRIQGSHFAHLKQASAANRFVLDRRVDPCMSEVFSWEKIPEAHMKMWRNEHAPGNMAVLVMSPEPGLHTVEDVVEAYNKKK, encoded by the coding sequence TTGAGCGAGAAAAAAGACCTCTACGAACTGGGCGAGATTCCGCCGCTCGGCCATGTTCCGAAGAACATGTACGCCTGGGCGATCCGCAAGGAGCGCCATGGGCCGCCGGACAAGGCGATGCAGCTGGAGGTCGTGCCGACGTGGGAACTCGACAGCCACGACGTGCTGGTTCTCGTGATGGCGGCGGGCGTCAACTACAATGGCGTCTGGGCCTCGCTCGGCGAGCCGATCTCTCCGCTCGACGGCCACAAGCACCCCTATCATATCTGCGGCTCCGACGCCTCGGGCATAGTCTGGGCCGTCGGCTCCAAGGTGAAGCGCTGGAAGGTCGGCGACGAAGTCATCATCCACTGCAACCAGGATGACGGCGACGACGAGGAGTGCAACGGCGGCGACCCGATGTTCTCTACCTCTCAGCGCATTTGGGGATATGAAACGCCGGATGGCTCCTTCGCCCAGTTCTGCCGCGCGCAGGACCGCCAGCTCATGGAGCGCCCCAAGCATCTCAGCTGGGAAGAGGCTGCCTGCTATACGCTGACGCTCGCCACCGCCTACCGCATGCTATTCGGCCATGCGCCGCATCAGCTCAAGCCCGGCGACAATGTGCTGGTCTGGGGCGCCTCGGGCGGCCTCGGCGTCTTCGCCGTGCAGCTCTGCGCGGCCTCGGGCGCCAACGCCATCGGCGTCATCTCCGACGAGTCGAAGCGCGAATACGTCATGTCGCTCGGCGCCAAGGGCGTGATCAATCGCAAGGACTTCAAGTGCTGGGGCCAGCTCCCCAAGGTCAATTCGCCCGAATTCAACGAATGGACCAAGGAAGCGCGCAAATTCGGCAAGGCGATCTGGGACATCACTGGCAAGAAGGATGTCGACATCGTCTTCGAGCATCCGGGCGAGGCGACTTTCCCGGTGTCCTGCCTCGTCGCCAAGCGTGGCGGCATGGTGGTGTTCTGCGCCGGCACCTCCGGCTTCAATATCACCTTCGACGCCCGATATGTGTGGATGCGCCAGAAGCGCATCCAGGGCTCGCATTTCGCGCATCTGAAGCAGGCGTCGGCCGCCAACCGCTTCGTGCTCGATCGCCGCGTCGACCCCTGCATGTCGGAAGTCTTCTCCTGGGAGAAGATCCCGGAAGCGCACATGAAGATGTGGCGCAACGAACATGCGCCGGGCAACATGGCCGTGCTCGTCATGTCGCCGGAGCCGGGACTGCACACCGTCGAGGACGTGGTCGAGGCCTATAACAAGAAGAAGTAA
- a CDS encoding acyl-CoA dehydrogenase family protein — protein MTAALAMKLDANTWLSDAKEALAAVEALYNEGLASVRARVTKDGKLSNELIEADQHAAHGLAWFATYVQGLKELIDYAERLTAEGAYGETEELLNQIGYAELLAQVYGGIPMSQGETVRLSDFGLTAQQVAAKRPASVDRLILSGNTPANRARLAELIDHHAAAETIGASGLDETLEAIRSEMRKFAADNVLPYAQEWHAKNEYIPLDVIAGLAELGVFGLTIPEQYGGSGMGKIAMCVVSEELSRAYIGVGSLGTRSEIAGELILVGGTEEQKNKYLPKIASGEILPTAVFTEPNNGSDLAGLRTRAVREGDVYKVTGNKTWITHPVRADIMTLLTRTNPNEKGYKGLSMFIAEKPRGTDENPFPAKGMTGGEIEVLGYRGMKEFEIGFDNFEVPAANLLGGEEGKGFKQLMETFESARIQTAARALGVAQCALDLGLKYAKERIQFGKPLFAFPRVFNKIVSMAVEIHVARQITYFAAREKDEGKRCDLEAGMSKLLGARVAWAAADNALQIHGGNGFALEYPVSRVLCDARILNIFEGAAEIQAQVIARRLLEG, from the coding sequence ATGACTGCAGCCCTCGCGATGAAACTTGACGCAAACACCTGGCTTTCGGACGCCAAAGAAGCGCTGGCCGCGGTCGAGGCGCTCTACAACGAAGGACTCGCGAGCGTTCGCGCCCGCGTCACGAAGGACGGCAAACTCTCCAACGAGCTGATCGAGGCCGACCAGCACGCGGCCCACGGCCTCGCCTGGTTCGCGACCTATGTGCAGGGCCTCAAGGAGCTCATCGACTACGCCGAACGCCTCACGGCCGAGGGCGCCTATGGCGAGACCGAGGAGCTTCTGAACCAGATCGGTTACGCCGAGTTGCTCGCCCAGGTCTATGGCGGCATCCCGATGAGCCAGGGCGAGACCGTCCGTCTCTCCGACTTCGGGCTCACGGCCCAGCAGGTCGCCGCAAAGCGCCCCGCGTCGGTGGATCGCCTCATTCTTTCCGGCAATACGCCTGCAAACCGCGCGCGTCTCGCCGAGCTCATCGACCATCACGCGGCGGCGGAAACCATCGGCGCCTCGGGCCTCGACGAGACGCTGGAGGCCATCCGCAGCGAGATGCGCAAATTCGCGGCCGACAACGTCCTTCCCTACGCGCAGGAATGGCACGCGAAGAACGAATACATCCCGCTCGACGTCATTGCCGGTCTCGCCGAACTCGGCGTCTTCGGCCTCACCATTCCGGAGCAGTACGGCGGCTCGGGCATGGGCAAGATCGCCATGTGCGTCGTCTCCGAGGAGCTGTCGCGCGCCTATATCGGCGTCGGCTCGCTCGGCACGCGCTCCGAGATCGCGGGCGAACTGATCCTCGTCGGCGGCACGGAGGAGCAGAAAAACAAATATCTGCCGAAGATCGCCTCCGGCGAAATCCTGCCCACCGCCGTCTTCACCGAGCCGAACAACGGCTCCGATCTCGCGGGCCTGCGCACCCGCGCCGTTCGCGAGGGCGACGTCTACAAGGTCACCGGCAACAAGACCTGGATCACCCATCCCGTCCGCGCCGACATCATGACCCTGCTGACGCGCACCAATCCGAACGAGAAGGGCTACAAGGGCCTCTCCATGTTCATCGCGGAGAAGCCGCGCGGCACGGATGAGAATCCCTTCCCGGCCAAGGGCATGACCGGCGGCGAGATCGAGGTGCTCGGCTATCGCGGCATGAAGGAGTTCGAGATCGGCTTCGACAATTTCGAAGTCCCGGCGGCCAATCTCCTCGGCGGCGAAGAGGGCAAGGGCTTCAAGCAGCTCATGGAGACTTTCGAGTCCGCCCGCATCCAGACCGCCGCGCGCGCGCTGGGCGTCGCCCAATGCGCCCTGGACCTCGGCCTGAAATACGCCAAGGAGCGCATCCAGTTCGGCAAGCCGCTATTCGCCTTCCCGCGCGTCTTCAACAAGATCGTGTCGATGGCGGTGGAGATCCATGTCGCTCGCCAGATCACCTATTTCGCCGCGCGCGAGAAGGACGAGGGCAAGCGCTGCGATCTCGAGGCCGGCATGTCCAAGCTGCTCGGCGCCCGCGTCGCTTGGGCGGCGGCGGACAATGCCCTGCAGATCCACGGCGGCAACGGCTTCGCGCTGGAATATCCGGTCTCCCGCGTCCTCTGCGACGCCCGCATCCTCAACATCTTCGAGGGCGCGGCGGAGATTCAGGCGCAGGTCATCGCGCGTCGCCTTCTGGAAGGCTGA
- a CDS encoding DUF3526 domain-containing protein, whose translation MSAFLAGLRFEAVMLRREAAVWLALTALVAAALFALWNGAARVETQGNLVASARADEAQRIEGLRRTLAELEKGESHGEPPPYRDPRNAAFMGGGPAATVAALSPAPLALVAVGQSDLFPPAIRVTTGSKDNFLFADEIDNPANLLSGATDLAFVIVIIYPLVILALTFNLLAGEREAGSLAMTLASARRPGAALGGKLAARVLAPIVAILLATVAGAGFFAGREALAAAGFAQFVAVIFVYGLFWAALAAAVDGLGKSSAFNALTVIGAWVALTMLTPAAINSLAGYAHPAPSRVDMVLAARAATTDADRERDAALARYMDEHGADAGMKRGAAQERTLRRLATQEAAFQRVEGVIAEHDAQLERQRALADRLAFLSPPLLAWRAMTDIAGTGEARYRDFLARIHAFHLDWRDFFLSRARAGAPMTAQDYAALPRFPQAPQAGGADISAPLLGLALPALVLAAFAWRGFRRCAPR comes from the coding sequence ATGAGCGCCTTTCTCGCGGGCCTGCGCTTCGAGGCGGTGATGCTGCGGCGCGAGGCCGCCGTTTGGCTGGCGTTGACCGCGCTCGTCGCCGCCGCCCTCTTCGCGCTCTGGAATGGCGCGGCGCGCGTCGAGACGCAAGGAAACCTCGTCGCCAGCGCGCGCGCCGATGAGGCGCAACGCATCGAGGGACTGCGAAGAACCCTCGCCGAGCTCGAAAAGGGCGAGTCCCACGGCGAGCCGCCGCCCTACCGCGACCCGCGCAACGCGGCCTTCATGGGAGGAGGGCCAGCCGCGACGGTCGCCGCTCTATCGCCGGCGCCGCTGGCGCTCGTCGCCGTCGGGCAGAGCGACCTGTTCCCGCCCGCGATCAGGGTGACGACTGGCTCGAAGGACAATTTCCTTTTCGCCGACGAGATCGACAATCCCGCCAATCTCCTGAGCGGCGCAACCGACCTCGCCTTCGTGATCGTGATTATCTATCCGCTCGTCATCCTCGCCCTGACCTTCAACCTGCTCGCGGGCGAGCGCGAAGCGGGTTCGCTCGCCATGACGCTCGCTTCCGCCAGACGGCCCGGCGCGGCGCTCGGCGGAAAGCTCGCCGCCCGCGTTCTGGCGCCGATCGTCGCGATCCTGCTGGCGACAGTGGCCGGCGCCGGATTTTTCGCCGGCCGGGAGGCGCTCGCCGCGGCGGGCTTCGCGCAATTCGTCGCCGTCATTTTTGTCTATGGCCTGTTCTGGGCGGCGCTCGCGGCGGCGGTCGACGGCCTCGGGAAAAGCTCGGCGTTCAACGCGCTGACGGTGATCGGCGCCTGGGTGGCGCTCACCATGCTGACCCCCGCCGCGATCAACAGCCTCGCCGGCTACGCCCATCCGGCGCCCTCGCGCGTCGATATGGTGCTCGCCGCCCGCGCCGCGACGACCGACGCCGACAGGGAGCGCGACGCGGCGCTCGCCCGCTACATGGACGAGCATGGCGCCGACGCCGGCATGAAACGCGGCGCGGCGCAGGAGCGCACGCTGCGCCGCCTCGCGACGCAGGAGGCGGCCTTTCAGCGCGTCGAGGGCGTGATCGCCGAACATGACGCGCAACTCGAAAGGCAACGCGCGCTGGCCGACCGTCTCGCCTTCCTCTCTCCGCCGCTGCTGGCCTGGCGCGCGATGACCGACATCGCGGGAACGGGCGAGGCGCGCTACCGGGATTTCCTCGCCCGCATCCACGCCTTCCATCTGGATTGGCGCGACTTCTTCCTCTCCCGCGCCCGCGCGGGCGCGCCGATGACGGCGCAGGATTACGCCGCGCTGCCGCGCTTTCCGCAGGCCCCGCAGGCCGGCGGGGCGGACATCTCGGCGCCGCTCCTCGGCCTCGCGCTCCCCGCCCTCGTCCTCGCCGCCTTCGCCTGGCGGGGCTTTCGCCGCTGCGCCCCGCGATGA
- a CDS encoding alpha/beta hydrolase, whose protein sequence is MARPILLTRVLFALLVLSGLAACSSRPNGVLVATHQKPPGANLVDMMVMTTRAPDRENPAAMFSGDRAPQPSFADIIVSLPPDANRRVGEVQWPTSATPDPMREFTTVDARVLSKEEALAEFDRRIHRTPKRQVLVFVHGFNTRFEEAVYRFAQISHDSAADVLPVLFTWPSRGRILAYGYDHESASYSRDSLERLLQVLVDDKNVGEISILAHSMGNWVTLEALRQMAIRDRGLPGKIRNVMLASPDVDFDVFRRQINAMGVKPSLFTIFISRDDEALAASKYVWGGESPRLGAIDPEAERYRSVLESDRIQVVDLTGISSGGGDSLGHTKFAEAPAVVRSIGARLASGQALNDGQAGVGDRLGMFAAGTVSTVGAAAGAAVATPFAIVDPRTRENLGEHYEAVGHHARHTIHSGTGVDP, encoded by the coding sequence ATGGCCCGACCCATTCTTCTTACGCGCGTCCTTTTCGCCCTTCTGGTCCTGTCTGGACTCGCAGCCTGCTCGAGCCGGCCGAATGGCGTGCTTGTCGCGACGCATCAGAAGCCGCCCGGCGCGAACCTCGTCGACATGATGGTCATGACGACCCGCGCGCCGGACCGCGAGAACCCCGCCGCCATGTTCTCCGGCGATCGCGCGCCGCAGCCCTCCTTCGCGGACATCATCGTGTCGCTGCCGCCCGACGCCAACCGCAGGGTCGGCGAGGTGCAATGGCCGACGAGCGCCACGCCCGATCCGATGCGCGAATTCACCACGGTCGACGCGCGGGTGCTCAGCAAGGAGGAGGCCCTCGCCGAATTCGACAGGCGCATTCACCGGACGCCGAAACGGCAGGTGCTCGTCTTCGTGCATGGCTTCAACACGCGCTTCGAGGAGGCGGTCTATCGCTTCGCGCAGATTTCGCACGATTCTGCGGCGGATGTTCTGCCGGTGCTCTTCACCTGGCCCTCGCGCGGCAGGATTCTGGCCTATGGTTACGACCATGAGAGCGCGAGCTACTCGCGCGATTCGCTGGAGCGGCTGCTGCAGGTTCTCGTCGACGACAAGAACGTCGGCGAGATATCGATTCTGGCCCATTCCATGGGCAATTGGGTGACGCTGGAGGCCTTGCGCCAGATGGCCATCCGTGATCGCGGACTGCCCGGCAAGATCCGCAATGTCATGCTTGCGTCGCCCGACGTGGACTTCGACGTCTTCCGCCGGCAGATCAACGCGATGGGCGTGAAGCCGTCGCTGTTCACCATTTTCATCTCGCGCGACGACGAAGCGCTGGCCGCCTCGAAATATGTGTGGGGCGGAGAATCGCCACGGCTCGGCGCCATCGACCCCGAGGCCGAGCGCTACCGAAGCGTTCTCGAAAGCGATCGCATTCAGGTCGTCGACCTTACCGGAATATCGTCGGGCGGCGGCGACTCGCTGGGACACACGAAATTCGCCGAGGCGCCGGCCGTCGTTCGCTCGATCGGCGCGCGGCTCGCGTCGGGTCAGGCGCTCAACGATGGGCAGGCCGGCGTCGGAGACCGCCTCGGCATGTTCGCGGCGGGCACCGTGTCGACCGTCGGCGCCGCCGCGGGAGCCGCTGTGGCGACGCCCTTCGCGATCGTCGATCCGCGCACGCGCGAAAACCTCGGCGAGCATTATGAGGCCGTGGGCCATCACGCGCGGCACACGATCCACTCGGGCACGGGCGTGGATCCGTGA
- a CDS encoding host attachment protein — MGSIAVNNGAWVLVGDGRRALFFANHGDATLLDLRVVETRIDENPATREQGSDAPGRAFASRGGVRSALDNVDWHEIEEERFARSMADRINKAAENGEMTEIVIVAPPRTLGEIRKDLSVKAKSKVVGELDKDLTHHPLPEIEKALARRS; from the coding sequence ATGGGTAGCATTGCCGTTAATAATGGAGCCTGGGTGCTTGTCGGCGACGGCCGGCGCGCGCTGTTTTTCGCCAATCACGGTGACGCGACCCTGCTCGATCTGCGCGTGGTCGAGACACGGATCGACGAGAATCCGGCCACCCGCGAGCAGGGCTCCGACGCGCCGGGACGCGCCTTCGCCTCCCGCGGCGGCGTGCGCAGCGCGCTGGACAACGTCGACTGGCACGAAATCGAGGAGGAGCGTTTCGCGCGCTCAATGGCGGACCGCATCAACAAGGCCGCCGAAAACGGCGAGATGACGGAAATCGTGATCGTCGCGCCGCCGCGCACGCTGGGCGAAATCCGCAAGGACCTGTCGGTCAAGGCCAAATCGAAGGTTGTCGGCGAACTCGACAAGGATCTCACGCACCATCCGCTGCCCGAGATCGAAAAGGCGCTGGCGCGGCGCAGCTGA
- a CDS encoding TspO/MBR family protein: MIAPVKPAGPLTAAAMAAAPVVAAAALGNLATMPNIPGWYEGLAKPALTPPNWVFGPAWTILYILMAFAFYRVLRLDPATPGLRAAITIFLAQLALNASWSFAFFAAHSPIGGLMVIVPMEALILYMIAQFWRLDRVAACCLIPYAAWVAFATYLNAGVWMLNP; encoded by the coding sequence ATGATCGCGCCCGTCAAACCGGCCGGGCCGCTGACGGCGGCGGCGATGGCCGCGGCGCCGGTCGTGGCGGCCGCCGCGCTCGGCAATCTGGCGACCATGCCCAATATTCCGGGCTGGTACGAAGGGCTCGCAAAACCCGCGCTGACGCCGCCGAACTGGGTGTTCGGGCCGGCGTGGACCATCCTCTACATTCTGATGGCCTTCGCCTTTTATCGCGTGCTGCGGCTCGATCCCGCGACGCCCGGACTGCGCGCGGCGATCACGATCTTTCTCGCGCAACTGGCGCTCAACGCGTCGTGGTCCTTCGCATTTTTCGCCGCGCATAGCCCGATCGGCGGGCTCATGGTGATCGTGCCGATGGAGGCGCTGATCCTTTATATGATCGCGCAGTTCTGGCGGCTCGACCGCGTCGCGGCTTGCTGTCTCATTCCCTACGCCGCCTGGGTCGCCTTCGCGACCTATCTCAACGCCGGCGTCTGGATGCTCAACCCTTAG
- a CDS encoding alpha/beta hydrolase domain-containing protein — protein MRKSIALSMFLLCIPARAELLKFEDAGDDIRAVFRDDGKEFALAGKLLRTKKPAPDGALFVELAQDDDLRPTAVSRGMTVAALDLITLPPGLRARALRDLLPRLREKSAAKRILAHGKGEMGAALVEAGALFDGLLLQDVEAIPSGAAKAPRTIETWGADAYWRATPRAAPGGPEPQNRRSFFLAGAAAPGAAANCAASANVRSGRPALRALLVALDEWTRGTKPPASRAPGAADLVTAGALVWPKIPGLPAPPAGERLVPRIDADGNELSGLRLPDQALPIATFTGFNAQKDKGGPPCVAGATLPFPTTKAEREKAADPRPSLVERYGSRAYFVATMRVVADRLVKERLLLPEDADAYVAAAKTAPF, from the coding sequence ATGCGCAAATCAATTGCTTTGTCGATGTTTCTTTTGTGCATTCCGGCGCGGGCCGAGCTTCTCAAATTCGAGGACGCAGGCGACGACATTCGCGCCGTATTCAGGGATGACGGCAAGGAATTTGCCCTTGCGGGAAAATTGCTGCGCACAAAGAAACCCGCGCCAGACGGCGCCCTGTTTGTTGAACTTGCGCAGGATGACGACCTTCGCCCAACGGCCGTTTCGCGCGGAATGACAGTCGCGGCGCTCGATTTGATCACCCTCCCGCCCGGCCTTCGCGCGCGGGCGCTGCGTGACCTCCTGCCCCGCCTGCGAGAGAAGAGCGCCGCAAAGCGCATTCTCGCGCATGGGAAAGGCGAGATGGGCGCGGCGCTCGTCGAGGCCGGCGCGTTATTCGACGGCCTCCTGCTGCAGGACGTCGAGGCGATTCCCTCGGGCGCCGCAAAGGCGCCGCGAACCATCGAGACATGGGGCGCCGACGCCTATTGGCGCGCCACGCCGCGCGCGGCGCCGGGCGGTCCGGAGCCGCAAAACCGTCGCAGCTTCTTTCTTGCCGGCGCCGCCGCCCCGGGCGCGGCCGCCAATTGCGCCGCGTCCGCGAACGTGCGCTCGGGCAGGCCGGCGCTGCGCGCGCTTCTTGTCGCGCTAGACGAATGGACGCGGGGAACGAAGCCGCCGGCCTCGCGCGCGCCGGGCGCAGCCGATCTCGTGACGGCGGGCGCGCTCGTCTGGCCGAAAATCCCCGGCCTCCCCGCGCCGCCCGCAGGCGAGCGGCTCGTCCCGAGAATAGACGCCGACGGCAATGAACTTTCCGGCCTGCGCCTGCCGGATCAGGCGCTGCCGATTGCGACCTTCACAGGTTTCAATGCGCAGAAGGACAAGGGCGGCCCCCCCTGCGTCGCCGGAGCGACGCTCCCATTTCCGACGACGAAGGCGGAACGGGAAAAGGCCGCCGACCCGCGTCCCTCGCTTGTCGAACGCTATGGCTCGCGCGCCTATTTCGTCGCGACCATGCGCGTCGTCGCCGACAGGCTCGTCAAGGAGCGGCTGCTGCTTCCGGAGGACGCCGACGCCTATGTCGCGGCGGCGAAGACGGCGCCCTTCTAG